A single region of the Paramicrobacterium fandaimingii genome encodes:
- a CDS encoding CoA-acylating methylmalonate-semialdehyde dehydrogenase produces MTTHTDIPVISHWINGAEFASPGGRTSPVFNPATGEQTKNLALANDDEIRAAITAASDAFPGWRGLSMAKRQGIIFKFRELLNERKLELAEIITSEHGKVVSDAAGEVQRGLEVVDLACGFPHLIKGDFSENVSTGVDVYSIKQPLGVVGIISPFNFPAMVPLWFFPIAIAAGNTVVLKPSEKDPSAALWMARLWAEAGLPDGVFNVLHGDKQAVDGLLEAPEVRSISFVGSTPIAQYIYETSAKHGKRVQALGGANNHMMVLPDADLELVADQAINSGYGSAGERCMAQSVVIAVEPVADALIEKIQERMAKLKVGDGRENPDMGPLVTAQHRDKVRGYIDIAEQDGADIVVDGRGFTVDGAEDGFWLGPTLIDNIPLTSRAYEEEIFGPVLSIVRVTTFQEGMDLINSGQFGNGTAIFTNDGGAARRFQNEVEVGMIGINVPIPVPVAYHSFGGWKQSLFGSAKAYGVHGFDFFTQEKAITSRWLDPATHGGINLGFPEND; encoded by the coding sequence ATGACTACACACACAGACATTCCCGTCATCTCGCACTGGATCAATGGTGCGGAGTTCGCGTCGCCTGGTGGCCGCACGTCGCCGGTGTTCAATCCGGCGACGGGTGAGCAGACAAAGAACCTCGCTTTGGCGAACGATGACGAGATTCGCGCGGCGATCACCGCAGCATCCGATGCCTTTCCGGGCTGGCGCGGCTTGTCGATGGCGAAGCGTCAGGGAATCATCTTCAAATTTCGTGAGTTGCTGAACGAGCGCAAGCTCGAGTTGGCGGAGATCATCACGAGCGAGCACGGCAAGGTCGTGTCGGATGCCGCGGGTGAGGTGCAGCGGGGGCTCGAGGTTGTGGATCTCGCGTGCGGTTTTCCGCACCTGATCAAGGGCGACTTTTCGGAGAACGTGTCGACAGGTGTCGATGTGTATTCGATCAAGCAGCCTCTGGGTGTTGTGGGCATCATCAGCCCGTTCAATTTTCCGGCGATGGTGCCGCTGTGGTTCTTCCCCATTGCGATTGCCGCGGGAAACACTGTTGTGCTGAAGCCGAGTGAGAAGGACCCGTCTGCTGCACTGTGGATGGCGCGGTTGTGGGCCGAGGCCGGCCTTCCCGATGGCGTGTTCAACGTGCTGCATGGGGACAAACAGGCCGTTGATGGTCTGCTTGAGGCGCCGGAGGTGCGCTCGATCTCGTTTGTGGGGTCCACTCCGATCGCGCAGTACATCTACGAGACGTCGGCGAAGCATGGCAAGCGAGTGCAGGCTCTGGGCGGGGCGAACAACCACATGATGGTGTTGCCGGATGCCGACTTGGAACTCGTCGCGGATCAGGCGATCAACTCCGGGTACGGGTCGGCGGGCGAGCGGTGCATGGCGCAGTCCGTTGTGATCGCGGTGGAGCCGGTTGCCGATGCGCTGATCGAGAAGATTCAGGAGCGCATGGCGAAGCTGAAGGTGGGGGATGGGCGTGAGAACCCCGACATGGGGCCGCTGGTCACCGCACAGCACCGCGACAAGGTGCGCGGCTACATCGACATTGCCGAGCAGGATGGCGCGGACATCGTTGTGGACGGCCGTGGGTTCACTGTCGATGGTGCCGAGGACGGTTTCTGGCTCGGGCCGACGCTGATCGACAACATTCCGCTGACCTCGCGCGCCTACGAGGAGGAGATCTTCGGGCCCGTGCTCTCGATTGTGCGCGTGACGACGTTCCAGGAGGGAATGGATTTGATCAACTCGGGCCAGTTCGGCAACGGTACGGCCATTTTCACAAACGATGGGGGAGCGGCCCGCCGGTTCCAGAACGAGGTTGAGGTGGGCATGATCGGCATCAACGTTCCGATCCCTGTGCCCGTTGCCTACCACTCGTTCGGCGGGTGGAAGCAGTCACTGTTCGGCAGCGCGAAAGCGTATGGTGTGCACGGCTTCGACTTCTTCACGCAAGAGAAGGCGATCACCTCGCGCTGGCTCGACCCTGCAACGCATGGCGGCATCAACCTTGGATTCCCCGAAAACGACTAG
- the iolD gene encoding 3D-(3,5/4)-trihydroxycyclohexane-1,2-dione acylhydrolase (decyclizing), protein MSRRMTVGQALVEFLGHQWTVDGDVRERTIPGIFGIFGHGNVAGIGQAIAQANALEPDLLPYHQARNEQAMVHQAVGYARMHRRRGTFACAASVGPGAANMLTGAALATANRLPALLLPSDTFATRVADPVLQQLEMPHDTSVQVTDAFKPLSKFFDRVHRPEQLFSIALAAMRVLTDPAETGAVTIALPEDVQAEVLDVPDEFLADREWHIRRPLAERGPIERAAAAIRAAKNPIIVAGGGMLYSGAENDLREFVEHTGIPVGTSQAGGGVLAWDHAQYLGGIGSTGTTAANRVAADADVVIGIGTRYSDFTTASRTAFQNPDVTFVNINVAAFDAYKHGSQLPVIADAAEAVRSLRELLDGHTVSAEFAARAASEKRTWDASVDAAFTPSGLELPGQSEIIGAVQGASDPRDVIVQAAGSLPGDLHKLWRVRDPLGYHVEYAFSCMGYEIAGGLGVRRGADAAGESDRDVIVMVGDGSYLMLHTELVTAVAEGLKIIVIIVQNHGYASIGHLSETTGSARFGTQYRTLDDQARNFQGEQILPIDLAANARSYGVDVIEVEPTASAIDDLSAAVTSAKASDRSTVIHINSDPLLYAPDGEGWWDVPVAPVAELESTKNAYTDYQAQKARQKPLLG, encoded by the coding sequence ATGTCACGGCGAATGACGGTTGGCCAGGCGCTCGTTGAGTTTCTCGGGCACCAGTGGACGGTCGACGGTGACGTGCGCGAGCGCACGATCCCGGGGATCTTCGGCATCTTCGGGCACGGTAACGTCGCGGGAATCGGGCAGGCGATCGCACAGGCGAACGCTCTCGAGCCCGACCTGCTTCCGTACCACCAGGCGCGCAATGAGCAGGCCATGGTGCACCAAGCCGTCGGCTATGCACGCATGCACAGGCGTCGGGGCACGTTCGCGTGCGCGGCATCCGTCGGCCCTGGTGCCGCAAACATGCTCACTGGTGCCGCCCTCGCCACGGCAAACCGGCTGCCTGCCTTGCTGTTACCGAGCGACACGTTCGCCACACGGGTCGCCGACCCTGTGCTGCAGCAGTTGGAGATGCCGCACGACACATCCGTGCAGGTGACCGACGCGTTCAAGCCGCTCTCGAAGTTCTTCGATCGCGTTCACCGGCCAGAGCAGCTGTTCTCGATCGCGCTCGCCGCCATGCGCGTGCTCACCGACCCGGCCGAGACCGGTGCCGTGACGATCGCTCTTCCCGAAGACGTACAGGCCGAAGTGCTCGACGTTCCCGATGAGTTTCTCGCCGACCGCGAGTGGCACATTCGCCGGCCGCTGGCCGAGCGAGGGCCCATCGAGCGCGCCGCGGCGGCGATTCGCGCGGCAAAGAACCCGATCATCGTCGCCGGGGGAGGCATGCTGTATTCGGGTGCGGAAAACGACCTGCGCGAGTTCGTGGAGCACACGGGAATTCCCGTCGGCACATCGCAGGCCGGCGGGGGAGTGCTTGCGTGGGATCACGCACAGTATCTGGGGGGAATCGGGTCGACGGGCACAACGGCGGCGAACCGCGTCGCTGCAGATGCCGACGTTGTGATCGGCATCGGCACCCGCTACAGCGATTTCACGACGGCAAGTCGCACCGCATTTCAGAATCCCGACGTGACGTTCGTGAACATCAACGTCGCCGCGTTCGACGCCTACAAGCACGGTAGCCAGCTGCCCGTGATCGCAGATGCCGCGGAGGCCGTGCGCAGCCTGCGCGAACTGCTCGACGGGCACACCGTGTCTGCTGAGTTCGCTGCGCGTGCAGCATCCGAGAAGAGAACATGGGATGCCTCGGTCGACGCCGCGTTCACGCCGAGCGGCCTCGAGCTGCCCGGGCAGAGCGAGATCATCGGAGCCGTGCAGGGCGCGAGCGACCCGCGCGACGTTATCGTGCAGGCGGCCGGCTCCCTGCCCGGCGATCTGCACAAGCTGTGGCGGGTGCGCGATCCCCTCGGCTACCACGTGGAGTACGCGTTCTCGTGCATGGGCTACGAAATCGCCGGCGGCCTCGGCGTGCGACGGGGAGCGGATGCCGCGGGCGAGAGCGACCGCGACGTCATCGTGATGGTCGGCGACGGGTCGTACCTCATGCTGCACACCGAGCTCGTCACCGCGGTCGCCGAGGGACTGAAGATCATCGTGATCATCGTGCAGAACCACGGCTACGCGTCGATCGGGCACCTGTCGGAGACCACCGGATCAGCCCGGTTCGGCACCCAGTACCGCACGCTCGATGATCAGGCCCGCAACTTCCAGGGCGAGCAGATTCTGCCGATCGACCTTGCGGCAAACGCACGAAGCTACGGAGTCGACGTGATCGAGGTCGAGCCGACGGCATCCGCCATTGACGATCTCTCGGCTGCCGTCACCTCGGCCAAAGCCTCAGATCGCTCAACGGTGATCCACATCAACAGCGACCCGTTGCTCTACGCACCGGATGGCGAGGGCTGGTGGGACGTTCCCGTCGCTCCCGTCGCCGAACTCGAGTCCACAAAGAACGCCTACACCGACTACCAGGCGCAGAAGGCTCGACAGAAGCCGCTGCTTGGCTGA
- a CDS encoding sugar phosphate isomerase/epimerase family protein, translating into MVRIALDPTPYNDSVHLLDFPELVARLGYEHLQLTPNPDFGRHFHYPKLDDAMIAELKKRAHDAGVQITSILPVQRIAWPDEPQREAAVRNMRRYIEVAAQLEVPMINTEFSGRPEREEESEAGFYRSMEELIPALEREGITLNIDPHPDDFVEDGLEAWRIIRGLNSRQVGFVYVASHSFHYGDRVTTLLPEIGDRLGAVYTADSHDHTRSHGLRYISNPPGNAVRIHQHSAIGDGDVDWQELFGTLAATGYLDRADALIVSNVFGEDERADEISKYQVQKIRELIAEARG; encoded by the coding sequence ATGGTTCGCATCGCACTCGACCCGACCCCGTATAACGACTCCGTGCATCTGCTCGATTTTCCTGAGCTGGTCGCGCGGCTCGGCTACGAGCACCTGCAGTTGACGCCGAATCCCGACTTCGGGCGGCACTTTCATTACCCGAAACTCGACGATGCGATGATCGCCGAGCTGAAGAAGCGTGCGCACGACGCGGGTGTGCAGATCACGTCGATTCTGCCGGTGCAGCGCATCGCCTGGCCAGACGAGCCGCAGCGTGAGGCGGCCGTGCGCAACATGCGGCGATACATCGAGGTTGCGGCGCAACTTGAGGTGCCGATGATCAACACCGAGTTCTCGGGGCGTCCTGAGCGCGAGGAGGAATCCGAGGCGGGGTTCTATCGGTCGATGGAAGAGCTCATTCCTGCGCTCGAGCGCGAGGGCATCACGCTGAATATCGACCCGCATCCGGACGATTTCGTCGAAGACGGCCTCGAAGCGTGGCGCATCATTCGTGGACTCAACTCGCGGCAGGTCGGCTTCGTCTATGTGGCGTCGCACTCCTTCCACTACGGGGATCGCGTGACGACGCTCCTTCCGGAAATCGGCGACAGGCTTGGCGCTGTATACACCGCTGACAGCCATGACCACACCCGGTCGCATGGGCTGCGCTACATCAGCAACCCGCCGGGCAACGCCGTGCGCATTCACCAGCACTCCGCGATCGGCGACGGCGACGTCGACTGGCAGGAGCTGTTCGGCACACTCGCCGCAACGGGCTATCTTGACCGTGCCGACGCGCTCATCGTGTCGAACGTTTTTGGCGAAGACGAGCGAGCGGACGAGATCAGCAAGTACCAGGTACAGAAGATCCGCGAGCTGATCGCCGAGGCCCGCGGATGA
- a CDS encoding Gfo/Idh/MocA family protein has protein sequence MTLNDVRVAVVGAGMMGADHISRLTNRVAGAHVSAIVEPDAGRAEAAAQNAPGAQTFARLEDAIAADAVDAVLIATPGQFHEPVILPALEAKLPILCEKPLTQEPVSSRRVLDAEQKLDAPLIQVGFMRRFDREYEQLRDLVTSNDAGELVMLRCVHRNPSVPDAYHQDMLITDSVVHEFDVAPWLAGSDVKSVEVKHPRRNSLSPERLKEPILVIIELTNGVLVDVEMNVSIQFGYQVATEAVFEKGTARIGQPGGIERWQEGRVFRGEHADFTTRFADAYDTEVQRWVRAVQNGTNVDGPNAWDGYKVALACEAGVTALNEGGVVQIPHEERPAFYA, from the coding sequence ATGACACTGAACGATGTTCGCGTCGCCGTCGTCGGCGCCGGAATGATGGGCGCTGATCACATCAGCCGTCTGACCAACCGTGTAGCCGGCGCGCACGTGTCGGCGATCGTGGAACCGGATGCTGGCCGCGCCGAAGCCGCCGCCCAGAATGCGCCCGGTGCCCAGACGTTCGCGCGACTTGAAGATGCAATCGCTGCCGATGCCGTCGACGCTGTGCTGATCGCGACGCCCGGTCAGTTTCACGAGCCCGTGATTCTGCCTGCGCTCGAAGCGAAGCTGCCGATCTTGTGCGAGAAGCCGCTCACCCAGGAGCCGGTGTCGTCACGGCGCGTGCTCGATGCCGAACAGAAGCTCGATGCGCCGCTGATTCAGGTGGGCTTCATGCGGCGCTTCGACAGAGAGTACGAGCAGCTTCGTGACCTGGTCACCTCCAATGACGCGGGCGAACTCGTGATGCTGCGCTGCGTTCACCGCAACCCGAGTGTGCCGGATGCCTACCACCAGGACATGCTCATCACCGACTCTGTGGTTCACGAGTTCGATGTCGCACCGTGGCTCGCGGGAAGCGACGTCAAGAGCGTCGAGGTGAAGCATCCGCGTCGCAACTCGCTTTCCCCGGAGCGGCTGAAGGAGCCGATCCTCGTGATCATCGAGCTGACGAACGGGGTGCTCGTCGATGTCGAGATGAATGTGAGCATCCAGTTCGGCTACCAGGTGGCGACCGAGGCCGTGTTCGAGAAGGGCACGGCCCGCATCGGCCAGCCAGGCGGAATCGAGCGGTGGCAGGAGGGCCGGGTGTTCCGCGGTGAGCACGCCGACTTCACGACCCGCTTCGCCGATGCGTACGACACGGAGGTGCAGCGGTGGGTGCGTGCCGTTCAGAACGGCACGAACGTTGATGGCCCGAACGCGTGGGATGGCTACAAGGTGGCGCTCGCGTGCGAGGCCGGTGTGACGGCGCTGAACGAGGGCGGCGTCGTGCAGATTCCGCACGAGGAGCGCCCGGCGTTCTACGCGTGA
- the iolB gene encoding 5-deoxy-glucuronate isomerase — translation MTQWFFRNGDLARDGWQSVVDASLEGWQHTGLRIAELAEGDSAPLEAGDVERLVIPLAGSFRVEYASAEGPDAVASDAATASGGIDLAGRRSVFDGPPDVLYLPAGTSATVTGAGRVAVAEAPVPEESAGEQHPVTYISKADVPVELRGAGRSSRQVHNYGTPAALSASKFIVCEVITPAENWSSFPAHKHDENVPGTESRLEEIYYFETAVSRGLDAPAEADPFGLFATYSSSAGDIDINAIVRTGDIALVPYGYHGPAAAAPGYDMYYLNVMAGPDTERVWNITDDPAHGWVRSSWEGQEFDSRLPYTQAEGQ, via the coding sequence ATGACGCAGTGGTTCTTCCGCAACGGCGACCTCGCCCGCGACGGCTGGCAGAGTGTCGTTGACGCCAGCCTCGAGGGGTGGCAGCACACGGGGCTGCGCATCGCCGAGCTCGCCGAGGGCGACAGCGCGCCACTTGAGGCGGGCGACGTGGAGCGCCTCGTGATTCCGCTCGCGGGATCGTTTCGAGTCGAGTACGCGTCGGCCGAGGGTCCGGATGCCGTCGCGAGCGACGCTGCGACAGCATCCGGCGGCATCGATCTCGCCGGTCGGCGTTCGGTGTTCGACGGGCCGCCCGACGTGCTCTACCTGCCGGCGGGAACGTCGGCGACGGTGACAGGAGCGGGTCGCGTTGCCGTTGCTGAAGCGCCAGTGCCGGAGGAATCGGCTGGGGAACAGCATCCGGTCACCTACATTTCGAAGGCCGATGTTCCCGTCGAGCTGCGCGGTGCCGGGCGATCGAGCCGTCAGGTGCACAACTACGGGACGCCCGCCGCGCTCTCCGCCTCGAAGTTCATTGTGTGCGAGGTGATCACCCCGGCCGAGAACTGGTCGTCGTTCCCCGCGCACAAGCACGACGAGAACGTGCCGGGCACCGAGTCGCGGCTCGAGGAGATCTACTACTTCGAGACTGCGGTGTCGCGCGGCCTCGACGCGCCAGCCGAGGCGGATCCGTTCGGCCTGTTCGCCACATACTCGTCGAGCGCGGGCGACATCGACATCAACGCCATCGTGCGCACGGGTGATATTGCGCTCGTTCCGTATGGATACCACGGGCCGGCCGCGGCAGCGCCCGGGTACGACATGTACTACCTGAATGTAATGGCCGGACCCGACACCGAGCGGGTCTGGAACATCACAGACGACCCCGCGCACGGGTGGGTTCGTTCCAGCTGGGAGGGGCAGGAGTTCGACTCCCGGCTCCCGTACACGCAAGCAGAAGGGCAGTGA
- a CDS encoding sugar phosphate isomerase/epimerase family protein yields MSNGIRIGTAPDSWGVWFADDPNQVPWDRFLDEVVKAGYTWLELGPYGYLPTDPNQLQDELGKRGLKLSAGTVFTGFHKGDDQWKRAWDQALAVAGLASKLGAEHLVVIPDLWRSDATGEALEPRTLDAAQWAKLAAAHDRLGKALLDEFGMKQQFHSHADSHIGTYREVERFLTETDERYTNLCLDTGHFAYYGGDNLKLIDAYPSRIGYLHLKQVDQTQLFDVLKNDVSFKDAVADGIMIEPPNGVPPLAPIIEKVAALDPNIFGIVEQDMYGCAVDHPFPIAQRTREHLLSSTPAARLD; encoded by the coding sequence ATGTCGAACGGAATTCGCATTGGAACCGCACCGGACTCGTGGGGAGTGTGGTTTGCAGACGACCCTAACCAGGTGCCCTGGGACCGGTTTCTCGACGAGGTTGTGAAGGCCGGCTACACGTGGCTCGAACTCGGGCCATACGGCTACCTGCCGACAGACCCGAACCAGTTGCAGGACGAGCTCGGAAAGCGCGGGCTCAAGCTGTCTGCCGGCACCGTATTCACCGGTTTTCACAAGGGAGACGACCAGTGGAAGCGCGCGTGGGATCAGGCGCTCGCCGTCGCAGGGCTCGCGTCGAAGTTGGGGGCAGAACACCTCGTGGTGATTCCCGATCTGTGGCGCAGCGATGCCACGGGCGAGGCACTCGAACCACGAACGCTCGACGCCGCCCAGTGGGCGAAGCTCGCCGCCGCGCACGATCGCCTCGGCAAGGCGCTTCTCGACGAGTTCGGCATGAAGCAGCAGTTCCACTCGCACGCCGACAGCCACATTGGCACGTACCGCGAGGTGGAGCGCTTTCTCACCGAGACCGACGAGCGCTACACCAACCTGTGCCTCGACACGGGACACTTCGCGTACTACGGCGGAGACAACCTGAAGCTCATCGACGCCTACCCGTCGCGCATCGGTTACCTTCACCTCAAGCAGGTGGACCAGACGCAACTGTTCGACGTGCTGAAGAATGACGTGTCGTTCAAGGATGCTGTCGCAGACGGCATCATGATCGAACCGCCGAACGGTGTGCCTCCGCTTGCGCCGATTATCGAGAAGGTCGCCGCGCTCGACCCGAACATCTTCGGCATCGTGGAGCAGGACATGTACGGCTGCGCCGTCGACCACCCTTTCCCCATCGCCCAGCGCACGCGCGAGCACCTGCTCTCGTCGACTCCGGCCGCGCGCCTCGACTGA